In Aminobacterium sp. MB27-C1, a single genomic region encodes these proteins:
- a CDS encoding cyclodeaminase/cyclohydrolase family protein, with amino-acid sequence MPRLSRMTVNDFVEQLSAGTPSPGGGSAAALCGAMAAALGGLVSRLTLSKEAYEQSWEVMERVRDETASLSDRLVYLMEEDTNAYLSFIEAGGLPSETPEEEEIKEQMREQMMKKAVVVPLEVLRCCQEILPLLRDVAALGARVAVNDGMTGLCLLRATAVASCLTILTNLPRLYDENFCSSVQDEALSLMYDITSEIDRANEHYVKALLKLRE; translated from the coding sequence ATGCCTAGACTTTCTCGTATGACGGTGAACGATTTTGTAGAGCAGCTTTCTGCTGGAACCCCCTCCCCTGGTGGCGGAAGTGCTGCTGCTTTATGTGGAGCAATGGCAGCTGCTCTTGGCGGTCTTGTCTCACGGTTGACTCTCTCGAAAGAAGCGTATGAACAGTCTTGGGAAGTGATGGAACGTGTTCGAGATGAAACTGCATCGTTATCAGATCGACTTGTTTACCTTATGGAAGAGGATACGAATGCATATCTTTCGTTCATTGAAGCAGGAGGACTTCCTTCAGAGACTCCTGAGGAGGAAGAAATCAAAGAACAAATGAGAGAGCAAATGATGAAAAAAGCAGTAGTTGTTCCCCTCGAAGTTTTGCGTTGTTGCCAGGAAATCCTTCCCCTGCTTCGTGATGTTGCTGCTTTGGGAGCCAGAGTGGCTGTGAATGACGGAATGACGGGACTTTGTTTGTTAAGAGCAACTGCCGTGGCGTCATGCTTAACGATATTAACAAATCTACCTCGCCTTTATGATGAAAATTTTTGTTCTTCTGTACAGGACGAGGCCCTATCTCTCATGTACGATATTACATCGGAGATAGACAGAGCAAATGAGCATTATGTAAAGGCTCTTTTAAAGCTTCGGGAATAA
- a CDS encoding M20/M25/M40 family metallo-hydrolase, with product MVNYARMLSTFLDLVKIKAESGAEQPVVQYILPRLRRLGLVIRQGSEERAENIVAVLPPTHDRNRCIALSAHMDTVFLSKPVVPRIREGVITSSGDTILGADDRAGIAAILEGLETLTEKRIPHHCIEIIFTVKEETGLEGAKKLDLNQLQASMAFIIDNGADPGHIVVQAPSHVKIKWEISGRAAHAGASPENGVNAILAAAEGLRQIKSGRIDHETTANIGMIHGGGATNIVCDSVIVEGEARSNCEKKLEDTVSAMVEAMEKGSESLGAKVKTRVQKSYRSFTLTEMAPSVQWASSAVRRCGLIPVLISTGGGSDANILNEKGIEAVTLGTGAKNAHTSEEYILERDLYTLGDIVYAIMNGA from the coding sequence ATGGTTAATTATGCGCGTATGCTTAGTACTTTTCTTGATCTCGTAAAAATAAAGGCAGAGTCTGGAGCCGAACAGCCTGTTGTTCAGTATATATTGCCTCGTCTCCGTCGTTTAGGGCTTGTTATAAGACAAGGAAGTGAGGAAAGGGCAGAAAATATAGTGGCTGTTCTTCCTCCTACTCATGATAGAAACCGGTGTATCGCTCTTTCTGCTCATATGGATACGGTTTTCCTCTCGAAACCCGTTGTTCCTCGTATACGTGAAGGTGTCATTACTTCTTCTGGAGATACAATTCTAGGAGCTGATGACAGGGCGGGGATAGCCGCTATTTTAGAAGGATTGGAAACTCTTACAGAAAAGAGGATTCCTCACCATTGTATAGAAATAATATTTACTGTTAAGGAAGAAACAGGGCTGGAGGGCGCAAAAAAGCTTGATCTAAACCAACTTCAGGCTTCAATGGCCTTTATTATAGATAATGGAGCTGATCCTGGACATATCGTGGTACAAGCTCCTTCCCATGTTAAGATTAAATGGGAGATATCTGGAAGAGCAGCACATGCAGGCGCGTCTCCTGAAAATGGAGTTAATGCCATACTTGCTGCTGCTGAGGGGTTACGGCAGATAAAAAGTGGTCGTATCGATCATGAGACAACGGCAAACATTGGCATGATTCATGGAGGAGGGGCTACAAATATTGTCTGCGATTCAGTCATAGTGGAGGGGGAAGCTCGTTCTAATTGCGAGAAAAAACTTGAAGATACTGTGAGTGCAATGGTTGAAGCGATGGAAAAAGGCTCGGAATCGTTAGGGGCAAAAGTCAAGACGAGAGTTCAAAAATCATATAGGAGTTTTACATTAACCGAGATGGCTCCATCAGTTCAGTGGGCTTCGTCTGCAGTGCGCCGTTGTGGGTTAATTCCAGTTCTTATCTCTACAGGTGGTGGAAGTGACGCAAACATATTGAACGAGAAAGGAATAGAAGCTGTTACATTAGGTACTGGTGCAAAAAATGCTCACACTTCAGAAGAGTATATTCTTGAACGCGACTTATATACGTTAGGTGACATTGTTTATGCCATTATGAATGGTGCTTAG
- a CDS encoding DUF2179 domain-containing protein, with amino-acid sequence MTLEFNLAVVLIFCARCTDVSMATMRMLLLVKGQRFKAACIGFVEISLYLLSLKYVLDAGLNSPLSFIAYALGFSTGNYIGSFLEEKLLKGHLIVEIIIEDTEAGRMLADVLRSKGFGTTVLEGEGRDGPRLILKVICERKDRILVAEEGKKAGGFVFMADIRNVWGGYFTKKK; translated from the coding sequence ATGACCTTAGAATTTAATCTCGCTGTAGTCCTTATTTTTTGTGCTCGTTGTACTGATGTGTCTATGGCAACAATGCGAATGCTGCTCTTGGTGAAAGGGCAACGGTTTAAGGCAGCATGTATTGGATTTGTAGAAATCTCCCTCTACCTTTTGAGTTTAAAATATGTTCTCGACGCAGGTCTCAACAGCCCCTTAAGTTTTATTGCCTACGCTCTTGGTTTCTCCACAGGAAATTATATTGGTTCTTTTCTCGAAGAAAAACTTCTGAAAGGACACCTCATTGTAGAAATTATTATTGAAGATACAGAAGCAGGAAGAATGTTGGCTGATGTTTTGAGATCTAAAGGTTTCGGAACTACTGTTCTTGAAGGAGAAGGGCGAGATGGTCCTCGTCTTATTCTTAAGGTTATCTGCGAACGAAAAGATAGGATTCTTGTTGCAGAGGAAGGGAAAAAAGCTGGAGGCTTTGTTTTTATGGCTGACATTCGAAATGTCTGGGGAGGTTATTTCACTAAGAAAAAATAA
- a CDS encoding DUF3100 domain-containing protein gives MKNAIRNWKIHLLVLGLVIIAELIGIHAFNLGPGKIVLLPMLYALLMGAFLGPKFIKLASHKDMVDAGSLVGVTLMLLIARYGTLVGPNLPMILKTSPALILQELGNLGTVLIGIPIAVFLGLKRESIGAAHSVAREPNVALIGDVYGLDTPEGQGVMGVYICGTVFGTIFYGLMATFAAAFGILHPLALAMASGVGSASMMTASVGSLSAMFPEIADKIQALGAASNMLSGLDGIYMSLWLALPLSEWLYKKMYKAKYGVVPEKPIYKEV, from the coding sequence ATGAAAAATGCAATTCGCAACTGGAAAATTCACCTTTTAGTCCTCGGCCTTGTCATCATCGCAGAATTGATCGGAATCCACGCCTTCAATCTTGGCCCGGGGAAAATAGTGCTTCTTCCAATGCTTTATGCGCTGCTCATGGGAGCTTTTTTAGGCCCGAAATTTATCAAATTGGCAAGTCATAAAGACATGGTTGATGCAGGAAGTCTCGTAGGAGTCACCCTCATGCTTCTTATAGCACGATATGGCACCCTCGTAGGTCCTAACCTTCCTATGATTTTGAAGACAAGTCCCGCACTTATTCTTCAGGAATTAGGGAATTTGGGGACAGTACTCATAGGAATTCCCATCGCTGTATTTCTTGGACTAAAACGAGAATCGATCGGAGCCGCTCACTCTGTAGCACGAGAACCAAACGTTGCTCTTATAGGCGATGTTTATGGCCTCGATACGCCTGAAGGGCAAGGCGTTATGGGCGTTTATATATGCGGAACCGTTTTTGGAACTATTTTTTACGGGCTCATGGCCACATTCGCAGCTGCCTTTGGCATTCTTCATCCTTTAGCATTAGCCATGGCCTCCGGTGTTGGAAGCGCAAGCATGATGACAGCGTCTGTAGGGTCATTAAGCGCCATGTTCCCAGAAATTGCCGACAAAATCCAGGCCCTAGGTGCCGCAAGCAATATGCTTTCAGGACTTGATGGAATTTATATGTCACTATGGCTGGCACTTCCTCTCTCAGAGTGGCTCTACAAAAAGATGTACAAGGCTAAATATGGAGTTGTTCCTGAAAAGCCAATTTATAAGGAGGTGTAA
- a CDS encoding M20 family metallopeptidase encodes MTLSHAIKKQSQDIFEELQVLYRDFHKHPELSFQEHETSEKIATYMEQLGCSVQRNVAKTGVVALLKGAKDGPTVAIRADIDALPIEEKSKLSYTSTSKGLMHACGHDIHTTCALGAAKIIASLQSKLQGTVKFIFQPAEEINAGAKAMVEEGVLLNPDVSMIFGLHNHPEIPVGKVALKEGPLMASVDTTFLKVIGEGGHGAFPHRDIDPIVATASIIMNLQTIVSRNVDPQQSAVISFGTIHGGTANNVIPDEVELTGTVRTFDPHVRESMELWMQRVIENAAASLGCSANFFYRRDLPAVFNHSEITAIGMKALEDLIDKEKIVSPVPSMGGEDFAIFQEKVPGCFFWLGVGNPEIDAVHPWHSPRFKADERALSIGAALLALSAWYGTIHDNMKGEM; translated from the coding sequence ATGACGCTCAGTCATGCCATTAAAAAGCAAAGTCAAGATATTTTCGAAGAACTTCAAGTGCTATACAGAGATTTTCATAAGCATCCAGAGTTAAGTTTTCAAGAACATGAAACTTCTGAAAAAATTGCAACCTATATGGAACAACTTGGTTGCTCAGTACAAAGAAATGTTGCAAAGACAGGTGTCGTTGCTCTTTTAAAGGGGGCAAAGGATGGACCTACTGTTGCAATCCGTGCAGATATAGACGCATTGCCTATTGAAGAAAAGAGCAAACTCTCATATACTTCAACATCAAAAGGGCTAATGCATGCCTGCGGCCATGATATTCATACGACGTGTGCTCTTGGAGCTGCAAAAATTATTGCGTCTCTACAAAGCAAACTTCAAGGGACAGTCAAGTTTATTTTCCAGCCAGCAGAAGAAATAAATGCAGGAGCCAAGGCCATGGTGGAAGAAGGCGTTCTCCTTAATCCTGATGTTTCCATGATTTTTGGCCTTCACAACCACCCTGAAATTCCTGTAGGAAAAGTTGCCCTTAAAGAAGGTCCCCTTATGGCCTCTGTAGACACAACTTTTCTTAAAGTAATAGGGGAAGGCGGACATGGAGCTTTTCCACATCGTGATATCGATCCTATCGTCGCTACAGCATCGATCATAATGAATCTTCAAACTATTGTCAGCAGAAACGTCGATCCCCAACAATCAGCAGTAATAAGTTTCGGAACCATACATGGAGGAACTGCCAATAATGTTATTCCAGATGAAGTAGAGCTCACGGGAACTGTTCGAACCTTTGATCCTCATGTTCGTGAATCTATGGAGTTATGGATGCAAAGAGTTATTGAAAATGCAGCAGCAAGTCTCGGATGTTCTGCCAATTTCTTCTATCGCCGAGATCTTCCTGCCGTTTTTAATCATTCTGAAATTACGGCTATAGGAATGAAGGCCCTCGAAGATCTTATAGACAAGGAAAAAATTGTCTCTCCTGTTCCTTCTATGGGAGGCGAGGATTTTGCTATTTTCCAAGAAAAAGTACCAGGATGTTTTTTCTGGCTTGGAGTCGGTAATCCTGAAATCGATGCAGTTCACCCTTGGCACAGCCCACGCTTTAAGGCCGACGAACGTGCCCTTTCTATTGGAGCCGCTCTTTTAGCTCTTTCAGCGTGGTATGGAACAATACACGACAATATGAAAGGGGAGATGTAA
- the glyA gene encoding serine hydroxymethyltransferase, giving the protein MNLIHFIDPELGAAIEGEKERQNMTIELIASENFVPEVILEAQGSLLTNKYAEGYPGKRYHGGCQFIDIVESLAIERAKELFGADHANVQPHSGVNANLAVFMAMLEPGDTILGMDLKHGGHLSHGTPVNISGKFFNAYRYGIDKTTGEIDYDQVEKLAKEVHPKLIIAGGSAYSRFIDFERFAQIAHEVGAYFMVDMAHIAGLVAANVHPSPVPYADFVTFTTTKTLRGARGGNILCRSQYAQKIDKAIFPGIQGGPIPQIMAAKALTFKLAMTEEFKTYASHIIKNAKVMARTLQRNGYDIVSNGTDNHLMLVDLRRKNMTGRDAEKKLEEVGITVNMNLIPFDPQKATVTSGIRIGLAGVTSRGFNEQDTEKVAKLVVQVLENRDESLIPILKKEVREICIEHPVYMSKTELALRYRASN; this is encoded by the coding sequence GTGAATCTCATTCATTTTATCGACCCAGAGTTGGGCGCAGCCATTGAGGGAGAAAAAGAACGACAAAACATGACAATTGAGCTAATCGCTTCAGAAAACTTCGTTCCAGAAGTCATTCTTGAAGCACAAGGCTCACTTCTTACAAACAAATATGCGGAAGGATACCCGGGAAAACGTTACCATGGTGGATGTCAATTTATTGACATCGTTGAAAGTCTCGCTATAGAACGTGCCAAAGAATTATTTGGAGCAGATCATGCAAATGTTCAACCTCATTCGGGCGTAAATGCAAACCTCGCCGTCTTTATGGCTATGCTGGAACCTGGGGATACAATTCTCGGCATGGATCTTAAACATGGCGGCCATCTTTCTCATGGCACTCCGGTAAATATTTCGGGAAAATTCTTCAATGCATATCGATATGGTATAGACAAAACAACTGGCGAAATAGATTACGATCAGGTTGAAAAGTTAGCTAAAGAAGTTCATCCCAAACTGATCATTGCTGGAGGCAGCGCCTATTCTCGATTTATTGACTTCGAAAGATTTGCCCAAATAGCCCACGAAGTAGGCGCCTATTTTATGGTTGATATGGCACACATTGCTGGGCTCGTAGCAGCAAATGTCCACCCAAGCCCTGTTCCATATGCTGATTTTGTAACATTTACAACAACAAAAACCTTAAGAGGTGCGAGAGGTGGCAATATCTTATGTCGATCCCAATATGCACAGAAGATTGACAAAGCTATTTTCCCTGGAATTCAAGGTGGGCCCATTCCTCAGATTATGGCAGCAAAAGCTCTCACATTCAAATTAGCCATGACCGAAGAATTTAAAACATATGCCTCACATATTATAAAAAATGCGAAAGTTATGGCTCGCACTCTTCAGAGAAATGGATACGATATTGTTTCCAACGGCACAGATAATCATCTTATGCTTGTAGACCTCAGACGTAAGAATATGACAGGTCGCGACGCCGAAAAGAAACTGGAAGAAGTTGGAATTACCGTTAATATGAACCTCATTCCCTTTGATCCTCAAAAAGCAACTGTTACAAGTGGAATTCGTATCGGTCTTGCCGGTGTTACAAGCCGAGGTTTCAATGAACAAGATACTGAAAAAGTAGCTAAACTCGTTGTTCAGGTTCTCGAAAATAGAGATGAGTCTCTTATACCAATATTAAAAAAAGAGGTAAGAGAGATTTGTATCGAGCATCCCGTTTATATGTCAAAAACAGAACTTGCTCTACGTTACAGAGCAAGCAACTAA
- a CDS encoding response regulator transcription factor — protein sequence MTVRIIVADDHPVTRKGLSSVLENIDNFQIVAETGDGLSTVKAALLHKPDVIIMDISMPNMNGLEATRSIHEKNKQIKIIALSIHSNKHYVREMFAAGATGYLLKNCDIDEVIKAINVVCDGDMYLCTALTSMVIEDYVIQSSGTHASFTILNTLTSREKEILILLARGFATKEIASQLAISRKTVETHKARIMEKLGLYSVAELARFAEREGLLSVAPPNNQD from the coding sequence GTGACTGTTCGAATTATTGTTGCTGACGATCATCCGGTAACACGAAAAGGACTCAGCAGTGTGCTTGAAAATATTGACAACTTTCAAATCGTTGCAGAAACAGGAGATGGATTATCTACAGTCAAGGCGGCACTTCTACATAAACCTGATGTCATAATTATGGATATTTCCATGCCAAACATGAACGGTCTTGAGGCCACTCGTTCCATCCATGAGAAAAATAAACAAATAAAAATAATCGCTCTTTCAATTCATTCGAATAAACATTATGTTCGAGAAATGTTTGCCGCCGGAGCAACAGGATACCTTCTGAAAAATTGTGATATTGATGAAGTAATCAAAGCCATTAATGTTGTATGTGATGGAGATATGTACCTTTGCACCGCCCTTACTTCTATGGTTATCGAAGATTATGTTATCCAATCATCTGGAACTCACGCCTCCTTCACCATACTCAACACTCTTACATCGAGGGAAAAAGAAATTTTGATACTCCTGGCCCGAGGCTTTGCCACTAAAGAGATAGCATCTCAGCTTGCAATAAGTCGAAAAACCGTCGAAACACATAAAGCACGAATTATGGAAAAGCTTGGCCTTTACTCTGTAGCAGAGTTAGCACGTTTTGCAGAACGAGAAGGTCTGTTATCTGTTGCCCCTCCAAACAACCAAGACTAA